One window of Nicotiana tomentosiformis chromosome 11, ASM39032v3, whole genome shotgun sequence genomic DNA carries:
- the LOC104095618 gene encoding ubiquitin-conjugating enzyme E2 variant 1B-like isoform X1 — MGSEGSSRVVIPRSFRLLEELERGEKGIGDGTVSYGMDDADDLYMQSWTGTIIGPPNTVHEGRIYQLKLFCGKEYPDHPPSVRFQTRINMSCVNQETGVVEPSFFPMLADWKREYTMEDILMQLKKEMMSPQNRKLVQPAEGNEENRVDQKGLILKCCIL; from the exons ATGGGCTCAGAAGGATCATCTAGGGTTGTGA TCCCTAGGAGTTTCAGATTATTGGAAGAGCTTGAAAGAGGAGAAAAGGGAATTGGGGATGGAACTGTCAGTTATGGGATGGATGACGCAGATGATTTATACATGCAATCATGGACAGGAACTATAATTGGTCCTCCTAAT ACTGTACATGAAGGGCGCATCTACCAGTTAAAACTTTTCTGCGGAAAGGAGTATCCAGATCACCCACCTAGTGTAAGGTTCCAAACAAGGATAAACATGAGTTGTGTAAACCAAGAAACTGGTGTG GTTGAGCCAAGTTTCTTCCCCATGCTAGCAGATTGGAAGCGCGAATACACAATGGAAGATATATTAATGCAGTTGAAAAAGGAAATGATGTCTCCCCAAAATCGAAAACTAGTTCAGCCTGCTGAAG gcaatgaagagaaTCGGGTGGATCAAAAAGGCTTGATTCTGAAATGTTGTATTTTGTAA
- the LOC104095618 gene encoding ubiquitin-conjugating enzyme E2 variant 1A-like isoform X2, which translates to MDDADDLYMQSWTGTIIGPPNTVHEGRIYQLKLFCGKEYPDHPPSVRFQTRINMSCVNQETGVVEPSFFPMLADWKREYTMEDILMQLKKEMMSPQNRKLVQPAEGNEENRVDQKGLILKCCIL; encoded by the exons ATGGATGACGCAGATGATTTATACATGCAATCATGGACAGGAACTATAATTGGTCCTCCTAAT ACTGTACATGAAGGGCGCATCTACCAGTTAAAACTTTTCTGCGGAAAGGAGTATCCAGATCACCCACCTAGTGTAAGGTTCCAAACAAGGATAAACATGAGTTGTGTAAACCAAGAAACTGGTGTG GTTGAGCCAAGTTTCTTCCCCATGCTAGCAGATTGGAAGCGCGAATACACAATGGAAGATATATTAATGCAGTTGAAAAAGGAAATGATGTCTCCCCAAAATCGAAAACTAGTTCAGCCTGCTGAAG gcaatgaagagaaTCGGGTGGATCAAAAAGGCTTGATTCTGAAATGTTGTATTTTGTAA